ttgttataccgaatggtcggctcctccaaactcaattgctgTATCCCCgggagtctgttaatgtgagacttaaatgggattcactaattaccagtatcgcttagtacccggggttagaaggctcgtccagcaagctgcatcaccaggtaatgtaaacgattggtagcgaagctcccctcatggccgatgagagagagtcttgcgatatttcaggcgagtttgaggtttcagagcttgtagccagatcgcacagaggcagggactattgtgagcatTCAATGAAcagaggctgaagttgtgtaaaaggcatgcatttattcctaactaacatgacagacattacacttaacacaaacaacaaacacaaaataacagaatagaaacaaacaatgtaattatggaaatgcaatgaccggatttaaatgagtaaccttaaaagggaaatactgttctgaaAAGCAAGtccagtttgtggaaacacaacCCTAAAGTCATacagcaggttaacagaacagctcaggttgttagaatgaaaggaagttggtttacttggttgcagagtggggggggggggggggggtcttggcagttggttgcagaggttgatgagctgatgggatgatggaACTCAGGAAGGCAcagcgtttggagcagtggagtggagccccttggattctctctccatgtgaagctttgtcttggttgcagttctctgtccagctgggccttcactAGAGGCTTCAgaagggcttcttgtgggcttctcttctcctgggctgatgttctctgcctCTCTTCGGGCTGATGTTTTTTCTGCTACTCCCCTcggctttgttctgaggtgccaggttttataGTCTAAAGCTCATGAATAGGtatgtgtcttgtatttatttACCAGGAGGCATTTATTCATCACTTTCTTGTTTATTATGAATGCAGTGGAACAGTACACAATTTCGTGTGCTCTTTTACAGACAACAACCAACGGAGACGACCCGTGTCCCTGCCTGGAGCCTGCCGATATATAACTCACTGAGGCCCCCTAGTGGGTGGATGATATAACACATTAACCAATACACAATACCCTGACACCCCCCCCTTTAAAGTCAGTTCCTTAGGGTAGCATTTCTATTACCATTAACATGCGAACCCAATATCACTCTGAACTCCATTTTTCCATTATACAGCAACTGTAAAGAATAAACCGTAAACCATTATTTAAAACCTGCTTGCCACAAAACAATgacctacactcacctaaaggattattacactgtaaaaaaatgaTTGCGCCAATTAGTTATCACAACTTAACCTTTTGAGTCAAGTTTACTTATCTGGATTGAACTTGTTGAGATAACTCAAATATTTAAGTTTTCCTTGGTTGAACTTATCAGACTTAAAAGAATGAGTCAACTGAACTCAGATATATCAGTTAACATAACTGCTTCAAATTTCTGAGCTTTAAATAGTATAAATATGTGCAAATGAAaactaattaatattttatatcagtacatttaaaaaaaatgtatttatgcaGTCAACTATTTTGtaacttattttattattttttgatgTATTTCTATGCATGCCATTTATAATGTAATGTCCGTGAACTGCAAAAATGTTAATATCAgtgcagaggtgtaaagagtacctgaaaaccatacttgagtaagagtacagataccttactgtataaattactccattacaagttacaagtcaccaattccaataagacttgagtaaaagtcgtaaagtatccaattttaaaagaacttaagtattttacttgtactgaatgtaggctcaaagaataccaagaaatgtggaaaacaaggaactatttatttatgaggctttatttcctaatatagactttaaattgaacacctcaatgtttcaaaatggcagaagaagaaaatagaacaaaaagtcagtctcagtcaaactcaaatgatcaaaaaaaaggtaaaacaataaaaaaaactaataaaaaaacaaattcagagctgattttaatggtgttttaagggcaattcttaagggcaattcttaagggcatttcaagcaaaaatgagcactcatagtaataaaataatgacttgaattacaccatgataattatcaatatcgtttgatatgatcatgataaaaatatttttgctatatcgcacagccttaatggatgctaccacattggctttgctaactagctaataactagtaacccataggaagcaagctgaacagtcgtttgagcagacagtaatatctgatgacgcacaaagtctttaagtgtcaagtcttgttaactacatggaagctatattatcagcaagaaggtctttacctagttaccatagttttggtagtgagtcggctagatagtcagctaactgatggaaacgtttaaccagcagcaaaacaaccacaaacaaccatgcgggtcccacagtaaaatctttgtgcagtaattgacagtcaatagtgtgtctagcagaaacattaacaaacaaaataataaataatagatagcactgttattacactgggacactaaagatttttaacttaatgacataacaggtactacaacgattccgttctgcgagttcgctttggcttccgctttaagacgtgttggacaagggcgtggctttcgcggtacgaatgggccgggttggatgtgggcggggttggatgtccaaccctgccctcctgcaggctgcagcccgacatacttgaagaaattagccgtggtagataaagatcctgacttgtcgcacgcaatcacaatgtagcgagtaacggtaagcgtccgttcaaatgtagtggagtaaagagtacatatattcagtcacgaatgtagtggagtagagagtaaaagttgcttatatttttgatactcagtacaagtacaaagtagccaaaaaaatacttaagtacagtaacgaagtccatttactcaagtactttacaccactgtaTCAGTGTAATGTTTAAGATatattatgatatatatatataacagaaTAGAACAGAATCTTCTTTTGATCCACAACATTAATAATTAACTTTAGAATGTTTGTGTACGTACTcctatataattttaatatattcCAAGATAACAATGATTTCTAGTCGAACCCAATAAACAGTGCCGTAATTCAGTTTTGTGTGCAAAAATGTGACCATTAAGCCAAATAATGTaaatttcatatttaaaatgcaatacTGTATGGGAAAATTAGATGAAATTGATTATACTATTGATTAGATAAAAATTTGTAGAAATTtagctttcatttttttttctgaatgacGTCAGACGATGAACTTCTGCCAGTAACCACCGCCATTTTCTCACTTAACGCTGATGTGTTCTTGTTGGAATTTCTCTTCTGATACCTGCGTTGTTtatctttttaaaatttgttttgtttttgtcagaCAGTAGAAACCAGATTTTTAACGTGTTAATTGAGCCGTGGAGCTTCATCTTGGTCAATTTAAGGTCAGTAATGAAAAAGTCCGTTTAATATCTATCATCTTTGGTAATGCCGTTGTGAATATCAGAAAGGTAACATTAATGTTATCTATCGAAATACTTGAAGATTTAAATTTCATATTGAGCCACGACATTTATTATTTGGAGTGTTTCTGTATTCTCGTGTaagatattgttttaatatattaaatgtagtcaactatttttattataaaccAGGTCAATGCCTTAAACCAGTTTCGCGCTCAAAAAGTTAACTTGAACTTTGTAAGCCAAGTCATTTAACGCCTTTCatattaaaacagtactttgtGGACAAACAGCTATTCGCTTTAAAAATACTatcaaatattttgaaattatttaatttaaaaattttttttagaTGACGTCAGACGATGAACGTCAGTAACGTTAACCGCAGCCATTATCTCACTTTCACGCTGATGTGTTCTTGCTGGAGTTTCTTCTCAATTGCCTGCGTCGTTTAtctttaaaatttgttttggcAGACAGGAGAAACCAGATTTTCACCGTGTTAGCCGTGGAGCTTCATATTGGTCCGTTTAAGGTGAGTTAATACAAAAGTCTCTTTAATACCTATCATCTTCAGTAACGCCATTGTTAAATCCATGAAGTGCTTAAAAGATAAATTTGAATTTCATATTGAATCACTACATTTATTAGTTGGAGTGCTTCTGTATGCGCTTATAAGATATTTCCAGTATAAACCAGGCCAACACCAGTTTCGCGCTCAAAAACTATTTGAACTTTGTTACGTTATAAGCCAATTCATGTAACGCATTTCATATTGAAAATGCAGTACTTTGTGGGCAAACAGTTGTTCGCTTAAAAAAATTCTCTAATgattaaaaattatttaattttatagtttttatgCAGATAACGTCAGACgatagtgatcataacatggttaaattcgaggttaattttattgtccgaagagcaaagtcgaaattaaaagtatacaatgttaggaaggctaactttaatggtatgagacggaaattcgaaactgtaaactggacagagttaaatagcaaaacagttgaagaggcattggaatttttcaaaagcacattgttgcaagtgcaagaggacttcatacctgtttccagcaaaactaaatctaggaaacgacaaccaaggtggtttactaaggaaattaagaataaagtcaggaggaaaagggctctgttccacaattggaaaataactaatgatttcaaaattaagcaggagtacagtatctaagtctacaggcagagttaaaaaatgacattaggctatccaagagggatgtagaaagaaaaattgcattggaggctaagcatgacagtaaaggtttcttccaatattttaactccaagagagcactaaaagctgaaatcactaatttgcaggatagtaaggggcttataattgataatgaaattgatatagtaaatgaatttaatgattatttttcaagggtgttcacaatggagaacacaagtaacttaccaccaattaatacgaatacagcatcgtctatgaccaatatatgtataactgaggttgatgtgataccaagcctagctaaactcaaaataaataaatcgcaggggcctgatggcatcttacctatagttttaaaagagatgagggatattattagccaacctttaactgcaatattccagaaatcgttatctgcgggtgtggtaccatcagattggaagcatgctaatataacacccatattcaaaaaaggggatagaagtaatccagcaaactataggccaatcagtttaactagcattactggaaaaataatggaagctacaattcaagtgaaaatggtagattacctagatgcaaataacattataaaggatagccaacatggatttaggagaggtagatcctgcttaacgaatctacttgagttctttgaggaagctacaagtgaaattgatcacaaaaaggcctatgatgtgatttacttagatttccagaaggcctttgatgttgtcccccacaaacggctcttgctaaagcttaaagctgcagggattttaggaactgtggcagtttggatcaaaaactggctaactgacaggaagcagcgagtagttattattcatagtggggtaccgcagggttcaattttaggaccactattgttcctaatttacattaatgatattgacacaaatacatacagtaaactggttaaatttgcagacgacaccaaggtgggcggtgtagcagatactgatctagcagcagagaggcttcaaagggatctggatttaattagcgaatgggctgatacttggcagatgaaatttaacacagataaatgcaaggtaatccatgcagggagcagaaatataaagtacagatattttatgggttccactgaaataaaggtagctgattacgagaaagatctcggtatgtatgtcgatgcttccatgtcccactctcaccagtgtggggaagcaataaaaaaggccaatagaatgttgggttatatctctaggtgtgtggagtttaagtcaagggaggtgatgttacacttatataattccttggtaagaccccacctagaatactgtgtgcaggtttggtcaccatacctcaagtaggacattgctgccttagaaaaggtgccacgaagagctacgagaatgattcctggtcttagaggaatgtcttatgaggagaggttagcggaactgaatctgtttagccttgagcaaaggagactaaggggggatatgattcaggtctataagattctaacgggtctggatgctgttcagccaaatgactatttcaatattagtctaaatattagaactcgtggccataagtggaaattagcgggagaacattttaaaacaaatttgaggaagcacttctttacacagcgtgtagtcagagtatggaatagtctttctgctagtgtagtggaagctaaaaccatgggttcctttaaatcagagctagataagattttaacaactctgagctattagttaagttctccccaaacgagcttgatgggccgaatggcctcctctcgtttgtaaatttcttatgttcttatgttcttacgaTGAACATCTGTCTGCGCATAGATGTATATACGTAGATGCCTCATTAGCGACTGTTTCTATGGGCCGTTATTCGTAAGCCGTCCGATGTTTTAGCGGTCAACTTGACATCATTCACCCATAGATCTATGTAATTCACCATAGTAATCACTGAATATTCGAAATGCCACAGTCCTGCACAGCCGTTGGTCTGAGAACCTGTAGTATGGTGAATGACGTCATGTTGATTGTTCCAATATGGCGAACGCATGTACTTGCTTGGAGCGGTCCAATGGGGTATCTACGTATATATATCTATGTGTCTGCGACCGCCGCCATTTTCTAATTTTTATGTTGCCATGAGCTTGCTCGAGTCATGCGTTTTTCCACAAATGCCAGCGTcatttatttgttaaatttGTTTTTGAAGATAGTAGAAATATGCTTTTAAATATGTTAACTGAGCCTTCAAGCTTCATTCTGGTCAGTTTTGGGTGAGTAGTTCAACTGTTGCTAgtcccaacacagcaaacaatgCTGTGCAAACCATTTTTGTGTATGAAATTATTTGTAAGGCATTTAGCTCGTTTTACATTCCAATcggtaattttttttgttacataaATAATCTCTGTTGATTAGATACAAATAATGtaggaaatgtgtttttataGACGATTAACTAaaaatgcacttgcaaatgcagacgttttcttaatttaatGCTGCAGCCTCGTCATGTGTGTTGGTAACATTCATGTGTGCTTAGCTCTGTTCTGAGGTTCGCTTATCTATTAAATGTTGAAATGATAGATTTCTGCAATCTGCATTGCTCTTTCCTTTGGTTAATTAAGCTTTATTGTGAAGTTTAAGGTGAGTAATGGAATGTTAAGAAAGAATGGCCGATAAACAGCATTTATGTAAACTAACAAAATGATTATCAATAACGTTAAAACGTGAAATACGCTCAGTAGTTTTACCTAATTACCTATTAACAACCTTCACACTAACAACAACAATCTCTATCATAAGCAACCAACCATTTTTGAGACTGCAAGTGCAACCTGCATAAAAGCAAATTTAGTTTTTTCTCTGCTTTATATGCATTAATGTCTATGCGGCGCGAACCCTATTTAACATTGTAACCTATCGCTCGAAAGTTTGGGATCAGTAAAacgtgcaatttttttttttagtctctCATCAAGGCTGCATTTATTTGatgaaaaatacagaaaaataatacTGACAAAAAACAAACCGTTCTTGCGCGGCACAAGCCATTGAAATTTTTGGGTTTTATAGGGCAGCACAGCCCATTCCGCATCCTGTGTGGAAGTGTAGCACCTGCATGATTGTGGCGTGTGAAATCAGATCAGCACGAATGCATTAAAAGCTTGTGTTAAAATTGGGCCATCACAAACATATTAAATGAAAACTTACCACTGACAGAAACAGTGGGTTCTCGTGCCTGTTCTTTTGCATTTAATGTCTTTAATACAAGCAATCCTGCGGGTCCTAAACTAGAAGTGGTGATGAGGTCTAAAACTGTATGGAAAGAGTCttaaaaagttattaaattTAACTTTATGATTCCTGTATATACCCTGAAAAggtattttttttgtaacttgAATGTAAGTTAATTGCAATAGTATGTAATATAAAGCACTCTAAAGACTTTTTGACCAGGCCTCATGAGTTGACGTGGAATACTTTACAATGCAATTTAAATAATTAGATGTCCATATAATTTGGTAGTACAATGTAAAGCattgcacattttattgttgCAAACTGCAGAGATAGGTTCTATATTTTGTAAAACATTTGCAACTGCTTTTTATCACAATAATCACATAATtgatatttgatatttttttaaaaaattttttttagaTTATTACATTGGCCTTGATGCATCGGGTCGAGATCGGGTACATTTCCAATTAGAACCGAACTGTCCTACAATGATGCGATCAAGACTTTAAAAGAGCAGGAAACTTTAGCAGTTGATGGAGTAAAGAGTGAATGTGCCTTAAATGAACTGAGCTACTTCCACTGTATTACTGGCTTTCCTCTGGACTTTTTGCACGATTTATTGGAAGGAATTGTACCTGTGGAACTTGGTTTGTGTTTAAAGACGCTGATTGGCAGGAAATACTTTACATTTGAGGAACTGAATACTGCGATCCAGAATTTTCCCTACAGATTTTTTGACAATAAAAATAGGCCACAGAAAATCCCTAAGACCTTTACTGTTAATGGTACAATTAGAGGGAATGGACACGAGAATTGACTGTTGCCTCTACTAATTGGAGATAAAATCCCTGAGAATGACTGTGTATGGTCTGTAATTTTAGAGTTAAAAGATATTGTTGAAGTTCTTGCATCATCTGTATTTACTGAAGAAAAACTTTGCTACCTTGAGGCCAAAATCCACGAGCACAGACAACTTCTGTGGGAGGTTTTTCCAGAGTTTAAACTGAGACCTAAGCATCATTTTTTCGAACATTATCCGTATCTCATTCGCTGTTTTGGACCTCCGCTTGACTTCTGGACCATAAGGTTTGAAGCAAAGCATAGTTTTTTCAAGAAGGTTGTAAATAACTTCAAAAACAttctacatactgtacattagcTTGCCATCATCAGCTTATGCTGGCTTATTACATGGACTCACCCGCTTTGTTTAAGCCAGCAGTTGAAGCGAAGAAAATTTCAGTGGTGGCTCTTGACTGTTTGGATTCCTCTGTCAAAAGTACCATCAAGAGTCAATTCAGTAGTGTGATGACTGTGTGTCTTGCTACAAATGCTACAATTCATGGAACAAAGTACACCAGAGGGATGTTTCTATCAGCTGGGAGCACAAGTGGACTTCCTGACTTCGGTAAAATAGTCAATTGTATTGATTGTTGAGAACAAGCCATATTTCATCATTGAGCCTTACACATCTTGGTACATAGAACATCTCCGATGTTATGAACTCTGCAAGAACCACCTAGAAAAACAACGTGCTGTCCAGCCAGAGGATCTAAATCATTATTCTCCCCTATCTGCATACATGGTGAGAGGCAGGTGCCTCCTCTCTCCAAAAGCATTTCTTCTTAAGTGAAGGGAGTTAACTGGATAGGTGaggtttatttgtttgtatataACTGTGGTTTGTTGAGCAGTATTTTTATTCACATGTGATTACTCTAATGCTTTTGTTATTTGCAGACTTACACCTCCGAGCTTCCTGTTTCTGTGTCCAGATTAAGAGGCTCCGGTTCATTGGAGAGGTGATGTTTGTATATAACTGTAGTTTGTTCAGCAGTATTTTTATTAGGAGGCTCCAGTTcactttatttgcatttttatattaaaattatgtaGTCCGTggcataaaatattcataaaaagaCAACAATATCGACTTTTACAATTGTTTCTGAGGCATGATatcgaccaaaaaaaaaacctttttgtgACGGTCCTAATGGTTACACTAATTGAAAAAAGCGGAGTTATATAGCCATGGTTTAGTTGTTCAACTGATAATTGTAGGCTTAAAATATTCCTGAATATCTATTCTAAAATGCTTTTATtgtgcaaatatttattttcttttagatCTGGAGGATCATAATGCTGTTTAGGATCATACTTGGCGAGAATGACATTCGGAAAATCCATGCCGATTGTTTACCAGAAACTCTTGATGATTTCTTAGCATTTTTGAAATGCAAGCTTGCAGTAGATGGAAGCTTTGTGGTTCAATTCCAGGATCCGGATTTTAACAATGAATTCTGTAATTTGACAAACTTAGCAGAGCTTCCCAAAGAAAAGGCCACATTAAAAGTAATTGTTCAACCAACACTGGAGTCGAATAACACGGATCCTACGATAGATGTGGGAAGTTCAAGCACTGCATCATCCCTGGATAATCCCACAAGTGGTGGTCGACGCTCTTTGCCATGTCCATTTCCTATCCCCAAATTTACGTATGACGTAGAGTTACAACTGAGACGTGGAAATGAGGCATATCACAACAATGGAAATTTATTGGACATAAGCAAGGACACAAAATCGGAAATTCTTGAGAAATTAGCAGAAGCAATATATGCCTTCACCCCATACCCACAGCGTGACGATTTTGACAATGTTGCACAAAGTCTTATTAACAAGCATCCGTGTCTTAAGGAACCTGGGTCTGAGAAAGGATGGTACTGTTGGAAGTATAGTCTAAAATTTAAAATGGGCAACTATCGCAGCAAGCTCCGGGCAGCAGGATGTGCTGAACTGCAAGTTAATCGTCACTCTGCTTCCTCAGATTTGGGGACTAAACGAAAACTGAAGAAAGCAAACAAGGCTGAAACCAATTTCCTTCCTGATCTGCCACAAGATAAAAGTCCAGCAATGCTTGAGAAGGAGAGAGAGTCCATGGTGGTGGAAATGAAGAAGAGAAAGGTGGACTGGAATAAAATGTGCATGATGATGGCAAACACATTTTCAGTGCGAAGGAAAGAAATTGTTGAAAACGAGCCGCTTGTGAAAGAGGTGAAGGCTAAATGGCCAGGATTGTTTTTTGAAAAACAAGTGACCAATGGGAATATAAAGTATTAATTGTGTACGATTCTGAATGTAACACAACAGTATATGTAAAGGGTTAATGCAGCAGTATGTTTAACTAGGGGTGTAATGGTTTACAAAATTCACAGTTTGGTAAATGCCCCGGTTTTAAGCCATGGTTCGGTATAATATTGGTACAGTTAGAGGAAAGaagtttaaaatataaaattgcttgtttatttttaacatttgtAAACATAGACAGTTTACATATGTTCAAaactatttttatattttaaacaatctcaaataaaatgcttgcttagtttaaataaaatataataaaacagCACTCAAACGATAATTAAAATCTCAAATAaattttgtaaaaatatatttaaattaagCACATTGCTTGAAGTGTTCCCTTAATGATAAGGGAGGGTCTTCAAGTGAGCATATCAGAAACCCCGGGGGCGAGCAAACAATTCAAGATGCAGTGCTCAGGAACTGTTCAGAAAAGCACTGAGCATAATGCGGAATGCTGTGTTTTTGAGACGTGCTTTTGAGACATGAGGGATTTAGACAAATTGTCATGCCAACTTGCTAGATGCTGCAAAAGACACAACTGGAAACGAGCACAGTGTTCTGTGTGAACAGTTACTTTAGCATCTTTGCTAAACAAGCATACAGTCCGACACTTAATGTCTGTATGGAATTGAAGTTCTTCATGCAACACAAGCTTACTGCTAACTTACTGCTAACTACTGATTGCATTCGCTACATGTGTGCACCAAACCAGAAGCCCTGTACCAAAACTGTTCGTACAAATGTTGTACCGTTACACCCCATGTGTAATCTCTTTGGTCACAGTAGTATTTCTAATGCTAaaatactgtataattattGCTATCCATACATTTGTCACATTTACAAATTATTCCCTGCCTCAACTGCTTCATATTGTTACATAAATGCAGTTATTCAGTGCCATTGCTGTCTATTTATGTTAGcacatattttgtttaatttatgaATTGCAGAGTAAATGACATGTCTTTATGTCTAACAGATTGAAGCAGAGTTTACTCGCCTGACTTCTAAGGACCTCATGAACGCCTTTCTGTCAGGTTTGGACCAGTATGTTCCCAGATTCCTTCAGATGTTTAAAGCAAAGATGAGCAGCATTTCACAATTGGAAAGTCTTCTCAGCAAGGTTGACAGTGATGTGAGTATTTTAGTTTTGTGCTTGTTCAAATTAAAACATGttggttttgtttaattttaatcaCGCAGATCTTGCGTGTCATTTTCTGTCGACTGTTCCGTTCCCTTTTCTCCCTATCTTCATAAAACCCAAAATGTGTCaaaaatctgtctaaatctgtgttagtgagcacttcttCTTTGCTGAGATAATCCATccacctcacaggtgtggcataTCAAGATGCTGattattg
The nucleotide sequence above comes from Paramormyrops kingsleyae isolate MSU_618 chromosome 3, PKINGS_0.4, whole genome shotgun sequence. Encoded proteins:
- the LOC111839794 gene encoding uncharacterized protein, whose translation is MLFRIILGENDIRKIHADCLPETLDDFLAFLKCKLAVDGSFVVQFQDPDFNNEFCNLTNLAELPKEKATLKVIVQPTLESNNTDPTIDVGSSSTASSLDNPTSGGRRSLPCPFPIPKFTYDVELQLRRGNEAYHNNGNLLDISKDTKSEILEKLAEAIYAFTPYPQRDDFDNVAQSLINKHPCLKEPGSEKGWYCWKYSLKFKMGNYRSKLRAAGCAELQVNRHSASSDLGTKRKLKKANKAETNFLPDLPQDKSPAMLEKERESMVVEMKKRKVDWNKMCMMMANTFSVRRKEIVENEPLVKEIEAEFTRLTSKDLMNAFLSGLDQYVPRFLQMFKAKMSSISQLESLLSKVDSDNSVNEKGHCSSGPSTLPQRGSFRFLQVSRGNRH